TGGGCGGTTTGGTAAAGTCTTTAGTCGGCTTCTTGAGCAGCGAGGACTGGGCAGCGAGGAAGGCAGCAGCGGAGGCGCTTGGGAGGTTGGCGGTTGTGGAGAAAGATGCCATGGCGGAGTTCAAGAGTGGATGCTTGAAAGTTCTGGAGAATCGGAAATTCGACAAGGTTGGATTTTCAATTATCTTATGATTTACTTGTAGCTGTGCTTGTTTAGCGTTTAATATTAGGTTTTACTGGTGTTTTCTTTGGAATTTTGAATCATTGCCTCGTACAGGTAAAGGCTACAAGGGAGGTGATGAATAAGATGCTAGAAGCATGGAAGCAGGTTCCAGATGTTTCAGAGGATGTGTCGCCACCACCTCGATCTCAGGCTTCTTCAAAAGGTAAAAGGAGTCGGTGCTGCCCTTTTTGGTTTGATAGGATATCTGTGGATGATAGATGTTTCCGAGCCACTTGATTTGTTATGGTAAAGGGATAGATTTCAAAAGGAAAATTTCCTGCTGATTGAAAGCTATTGAATTTCTAGCTTTTGGATTCTTTATTTACAATTATTGGATTTATAATGGTCTACACTGTTATAGATCATTTGTGACGTTTTGGATTCATTTTTAGACTTTTGAGTTGTAGTCATCTACCTAGGATAACCATCATCTTTGTATGGCAGATTATTTAAAAGCCATGACAACTTCAATGGCATTTTCTCGTTGTTCATCTAAAAGAATAGTCTGTGGATTTTGTTTTTTGTGGAAACAGATGTTGCAAGTGATGGGCGCTGCCCACTTGGTTCCAAAAACTCTTGTGCTGCTGGATCTGAATCCCCTCAAATGAGGAAAAAAACCAGTTTAGCAAGCAGGACTACTCCACCTGATCATTCAGCAGTGAATATAGCTAGGAGGAGGGGTTCTTTAAAGAGTGCTGAAAAGAAAACAGGTCCATCATTGTTCAGAAAAGTGGACTGCAAGAGGCCCTTGGACTGGAAAGTTGAAGTTGCAATTCCTAATGGTACTTCATCTGGGTTTGGTGATAATGATAATGCCCCAGAAAGAAAGTTGACAAAACCAGAAACAAAACGGACCCCTCTGAGTAAGAATTCTGACCAGAAGACACTTAAATTTGGATGTCTGAAGTCTGGTTCTCGTGTAGTTCCTTGCCATGAGGAGAGTCCAGTATCAACTGTTGTAGCAAGTAATGTCATTGAGAATCACCATAATAACCACAAAGAGTGTGAGGATTTATCTTTGATTCGCAACCAACTTGTTCAGATTGAAAGGCAGCAATCTAGCCTACTAGATCTCCTACAGGTTTGTTCAACTGCTTGAAGTTGTGTTTTATTTCCCTGTCATTTTCCATATCATAGTAGTAACAAAACATGTGTTTTTTATTCCTCTGTTAGTAGAGTGTATGCCTAATGAACTAGTGATCTCATTGTTTATTCTACCTAGTTGGGCTGCTAAAATTTGGTATATAGAGGTGAATAATAGGGTAGAGGATAATTCTGTAAAATTATCACCAAGATAGATGCCATTCTCTCAATATATCATAAATCTTGATTTTGGACTTTCCTAAGATCTCGCCTGCAAGAAATGCATTGTCTTTTCCTTCTATGAGTTTTTCTTTAGGTTTTACACAACCCAATTCCAGTTCCTTACTTCTATTTTGCCAAAATAGTTTCAAAATCTAGGGACATCAGATTATGAATCGATTCATCTATTAATATGTATGCATTAATGGCATTTAATTTTTGGACATAACTAGGCACAACATTAATATTTTAAGTAAACCGTAAGACCAAAATGGCACATTCACGGCAGAATGTTTACTGACAAGTGACAACAAAtgataaatttcttagccaattttgttaaaaaaatattCTTCATCGAATAATTCAACAATTGCTCATGGTTTGCGCTTCATTATAATTCGCTAGTACTTTTTGAATAAGGTTTCTGCTCACCTTCAACCCTTATCTTCTTGCATTTAGAGATTCATTGGGACTTCACAAAATGGAATGCGTTCTCTGGAGACACGTGTTCATGGCTTAGAGTTGGCACTGGATGAGATCTCATATGACTTGGCTATATCAAGTGGAAGGATGACGGGTTCCCACAGAACCACCTGTTGCATGCTACCTGGTGCTGACTTTTTGAGCTCCAAGTTATGGAGGAAAACAGAAAGCCGCTATTCAACCTCTAGGTTCTGTTCTACTGGCACTCCGTCATTGGCTTCCATGCGCCATAGAGCTGATAAAAATGGCAATCTTGAAACGCATAACTTGGAGAGTCACAGGTTACGGCTTCAGTGTGGTGGTGGATTCATAGTGAATCCCTTGGCAGAAATTCACGAATCAAGGGGAATCTCAGAGGGGGCAAAATTCTAGCCGAGGAATCAGCAGGTATTTGATAATGAATTTCGATGTTAACCTTCTAAGCATCCTTCAATGTTGTATATTTCATAGGCTTGAAAGATATGTGTCCTAATGTGAATCGGTAAAATGCCTGGACGCACACACTCAAAGTTGCTTTTTAAATACTAGCCTGATTAGCATGCAATAGCAATTCTTTAACAAATGCTTTGTATTCTGAGAATGTAGAAGGAACTAGCTTGTTGACTTCCAAGTGCCCCTTGTCTTGCCTTTGAAACTTAGGATAATCTGGCAGGAGGGCAGATGGTAGGTGCCGTTTGCAAAGTTAAGCCTTCTAGACCTTCATGTTCTGTTAAATGTTCTAGTAAACTGTTTATAAATAATTTCCTTGTCAAGCTTTAATCAAGGAAATGAAACTTCCCCTGCTGCCAAAACTTCTTTATGCTGTCCAGCCTGTTTGTTCAACTTGGGTGCCCCTTTACCATTGTATTCATATCCAAGGATGTCTTTGCACAGGAGCGGAACTAGGAGTTTATCTTTTGGAGGGCCAAAAATAGATACTAAAAAAGaaactaaataaaattttgataaaagtatagggactaaaataaaaatatagaaatattttgagatcaaaattaaataatgtAAACAATATGAATGAAATTTTCATTAAAGTGCAGGagtcaaaataaaaatattaaagagcTAAACAATATATTtaggtaaaatttaaaatttttttttagggGAGAGGAACACTAATTTTCTTGAAGAATTTATggcgtaaaattttaattttaaaaactccTCCTCCCTCCTCTCCCCATCGGCAGGCGCCCCCCCAATAAAACACCTATGCCCGCCTTTGTCTTTGCATGTTGTATCTTGGAAGTTATGGTAACTTCCAATGGTATGGACTAGGTTAAATTCCCCAGATGTGCTAGATTGTCATGTATATTGCACGGATAAAAATTTATAAAGATACTAGGCCATGAGCAGTACGCAAGTGATCAGTTTTTATGATGACCATTGGAGAATGGATTTGCCTTTTACTGTTTTTAAGTATGGAAAATGAAAGTTGGTGATTAAATTCTGTTATCCCACCTAACAAACCAGTTCTTTTTCCCCTCTTATTTTGCAGATATATATATGCTTTAAAAATGGTACAATTTGGTTGGACACTTAATTGTTTGCTGTATTGTTAAGAAAACCATGAAATGATGTAGGAACTAAGGGAGGTCAAGATTATTAGTACGGGGGATGCATCCAACCAGTTCGAAGTTGCCTAATGAAAATTATATGACGGATGCAATTCAGTACAGCTTACTGGCCAGAAGTAATATCTCATCATGCTCTTTTGGAGTAACAAAGTGACAGAAGAGACGCCATTCATTCAGTGATTCTTcattttagtataaaattttctctctctctctctctctctctctctctctttcctttaCTAGTATTTTGAAGGCTGGAAGAAAAATTACCACCAATTATATCCCCAGTCCGGTATATAGAGTGTTAAATGTGTATAGAGAGTACTACTTTCTATCGCCTGGGTTCATCTTTTATCCTTCTTTCTTGATTgttataattttcaattataatgacGGCGTGATTCCGGCAATATCGTCatagtttaaattttaaaaatagatgcTGATTGAGAGGGTGTGGTTCCAGTACGGTTTGAGGTCTACTTAGAAATCAAAAGTGAACTGAAATTTTGGTACAGTTTTGATTCAGTTCTTCATTATTTTGATTTCAGTTCGATACAGTTCTTAATTTTTCGGTTTCGATTTGATTTGGTACGGTTTTAATTTAGTTctcgatttttaaaataattttatgtaattattttttaaaaaatttatacataatttatcatttaatatattttttagcttttttaaattatataatttttaattataaaatacatatataatttaggattaagtatattatataatataatattataagtgtcatataatatatattttaactatttattaattatataatatttaactataacgtgtgtatatatatatatatatatatatatatatatatatatatatatatatatatatatatatattaaaaagtatCTAAcacattttaaaaaattataaaacaatatatgtataaatttgaTTCTTGTttcaatttcggttcggttttggtGCAATTTCGATTTGATTCTTAGTAAATAAttagaatcaaattaaattatcaaaataaCATTGGTTTAGTATGATTTCAGTTGGTTGGGTATGATTCTTCGATTTGGTTTGAGACCTCAAGAATCGTGCACAATCCTAATGCAGACAACCATGGTTCATCTATCCTTGCCCTAATTTGGGATCTTGGTAGATTTGATTATCACGAAGAAATGGCAGTGGAACGAACTGCAGAAAGATTGCGTTACAAAACCCCTAGGCATAAGGGCTAAACGGATGACTAGTTACCCGAACATCTCCCATAGCCTACGCTGTGCTATACTGCTACGAGTTATTTTCTCTTATCTGCTGATGTCTCATTTGGGTTGCGCCCCGTCCCCTTGTCGCAGCCGAGTCAATTGCAAAATTTTGCCAAGCTTATTTCTACGACATTACCAAGCTCATGCCTCTTCTAAAGCAAAAGCCTCCTAACGTAGCTCAGGTGCAACAATTGACAATAGTTATAACTACAACTTTCCCTTTACAATTTCTGCCTATAGTGCTACTCCAAGCTCTGGTTTTTTTCCTTCAGTCCAATTCATCGCTATTTTGGGGCTGCCTTTCCTTGCAATGGTAGGGAAATATTGAGGAACTAGTTATTGAGCCTTCAAGAGCCAAAACTTCCTATTACCCAGCTGGTTTTTTTACACCATCAAAAGAATTAAGGATGAAAATTGAGCAATTGATGCTTAAAGACACTCCTGATTCTCCACAAATCCAGCCAGCGCTGGCATGACTTGCGTACAACCTACCATTTATGGGATGCACTTTCAAATCACATGTCAAAATCATATATTCACTTCCTTAACGTTTATCAACAGATTCGAGTGTATTGTTCGTGCTAAATTCTTCCAAGAGTTCAATGTCACACAACATAAGAAAGTTCCCAATGATTAGTCCTATATCTCAAACTAGTTAAAATCTAACTGTATGAATATATTTGCTGTGTTTAGAGACTAAAAAcgcattaatataaaaaaattataaatattttaatattacttcctttttacttcattttaagtctaTCTTATAATATTGACAAATTACCAGATTATCTTGTACAATTTCTTCAACATGCTACACGATCAGAAATAAACTACTGCTCTTGTCAAATCagtctttaatttttaaatggtCGGTTGTCTCCTGAAAATCGTCATTTTCCAGGCTTTAAATAAAACATGAATTAACAAATCTGTGCAGGGTTGTCACACAGTTGGTCAAATGACACCAGATCATCCGTTTTCTCAATATGATAAAAATATTTAACCAACCAAAAAATTGCATTTAAAAATGAAGTCCACTAACTGTCAACTTATCAAAGCAGCATTATTTTTTGCTGGGAAAGAAAGACGCTTGTAAATGCCAGGTAAACCATATCACATTGGCTGCAAAATCAAACTACAGGATGCTACATCCATGTAATGCATAAAGTTAAACATTTTAGGCACATTGGCCTTGAATTCAATTGTTACCCTGCTAGACAACATTGAAGTTGAGATGCGAGTTACATGTAAGTTCAGGGCCCTGAAAACAGCAACGTTCAAGTCATGTAGATTGTTCACTAGTGCTCTGCTTGTCGACTTTCTGCAGAAAAATGCCAAATCCCAATTAGAGAGCTCTCCAACAAGAATGGCTTTgttgcaaaataaaaattatgtatttAGTGAAAGAACCAGTCAACACATGTAAATTAAACTTTTAAAGAAAAATTGTGAAGTTATGCTTTAACGAATTCAAGAAAAAACTAATGAATTGTGAGACCCACTACAAAGGGATCTAAAAATATCATATATAAGCTAAGCTCACCTCATCCAGTAACATCATGCATATTCCAAACACACTTGAATGGTAAATTTATAAAGCTTGGCACTAGAAACCTCAGCTCATGTCCAGCAAGGATTCCACAGATATGATGGTAGAAGCCAATATAAAAGtgcaagggaaaaaaaaaacttcCCAATGTTGTTTTAGCTAGTCCCTTAACAGACGTTTATGAAAACAACAGGAAAAAAAATGCTTCTACATTTAACATGCAAGTATGCAACAAACATGCACAAAGAAATTTTAAATGGATAACGGTCGAATATGTTGAGAATGATCAGGAACACAGCCTTATAATCAGCAAGAGGGAACAGAAAAATAATAATGCCTAAAAAATTTATGTGACATGAAAACAGGAACAAAGATACGGAAAACACATTTAATGCTTTGTAATCAAGCACACTAAGTAAGCATTTTAATTCCTCTGAATCCATGAGTACTGCAATGCTTGGTCATTTGAGTAACTCATCCATTTGAGTAACTCATCCATAAGCCAATTCCAGAAGACTAAAAGTGTAAGCACTGTCTTTCACAACCACCACCCTGCCCGCGcatccccacccccccccccccccctcctcctcctcttctctctctctctctccaaaaaaaaaaaataaaagaacaaaaaaacTTGCATTCTGGCCAATGTTTTATGAAAACACGAACAAAGATACGGAAAAACACATTTAATGCTTTGTAATCAAGCACACTAAGTAAGCATTTTAATTCCTGAGTCCATGAGTAATGCAATGCTTGGTCATTTGCGCAACTCATCCATAAGCCAATTCCAGAAGACTAAAAGTGTAAGAACTGTCTTTCACCCcaacacacccccccccccctccccccctctcttcctcttctctctctctccacaaaaaaaaaaaaaaaaagaaaaaaaaaaaacttgcatTCTGGCCAATGTTTTAAAGTTCTCTTGCAAGCTTCAGTTGAAAGAATTTCACATACTCAACTTTCATTGACGTAGGTGCCACTAGGTCAGTTGTTCCTACATGGCGATGGCTAAGCAAACAAGATCCAATCCTTTTGACATGAACACAGTTTCCAAGTCTTTCAAGATGCTCAAATAAACAGAACCGAAGAGATGCCTACACAAATTCCAAGTCATTACTGGATCATGTGTTAATCTTCCCAGATTCCCCTTCATTCCTTAAAtaagataatttttattatttttttgttataggAATTATCGCTGACTAGAACAACCCACATGGATTTAGCTCATACAATAATCACTAACACCTGCCTATTAAAACCTAGAGGTTCGAATTTTAGCAATTTACAGAATAGCCCATATTGTACATATCTCTAAGATGATATATAAAGCTGGAAATTTTATGGATCGTTATTGAGGAACGGAAATGATGAGTGAAAACATAAGTATTAGGATCAGCTGATTGATATTTAAGACAAAACGAATAAGCCATAAGTGAAAAGCAAAGCCCTAGGTCAGGCCAGAAGAGGAAGAGAAGGGGGAATAAGAAGTAAGAAAGTACCGACTGAGCGTTGTGCCAAGCGAGGCCTCTATAGACGTTGACGGAGAAAGTGGCGGTGAGATAAATGGTGGCGACGCCTAGACTAGCGGTGAACGCCTTGAAAGCCCAATCTCCTACTCTGCTTGACAGTCCCatacttctctctctctcatacGCCGATGCTTCCTTCACCTCGACTGTCCTACTCCTTGGGTTTTGTGTGAAATCATTTTCGCTCTAACGAAGGAGTTTTTCGACTTTTTGCATTTGGCATACcctccttttttcttttcttttcaattatttttttctcaAAATAATAACATTAAACTTTTTAGAGATTGACTTTATTATGGTAAAGAGTACGAATACTTATTGTTGAGAAGCATTTTTACAtgggtgattttcttttttcttttttttttttttgaaaatgacATGGGTAAACTTTAAATATCCTGGTTTTTGCACTTAAAATAATCTCAAATTTTTATTTCCAGAGATAAAAGATAATTCCATTAATATCAATGATTAGCATAGTACAAATCCATAGCCTAAACAAGTTAGATCCCAACCTCCCAACCCACAATATATCTAAGTCCATAGAAAATAAACCCCCAACTAGGATAGGAGATCTGCCAAGAGTAGGGGACTTCTGCAGTAAGGAGGCAACCGCGCCACAGCCAATAACATAAAAGGGCCATCACCAGGGAAGCTTTAACCCCAAACAAAGGAAAGCTCAGCCCTATCCTTTAGCTattgtggtttttttttttttttccttttacacCATCTTTACTCCAAGGAATCAATGCATCTAACGTGAATAGTTCAAATTACTGCCCACTAAGATCGACCTATATAACTAAAACGTTTTACCTATTAGATATTGTCTACCAAGCCCAAACCAACTAAAACCCGTCTACAATAAACATGCTTGAAGCTTGACGCCTATTCATGACCACCTACCAAAGAAAGGCGTAATACAAATGGTATCATATCATTGCATAATCGGTAAAAATTTCAATTGTTTTAACCAAATAGTTCAAAATCTTGACAACTTCAATACTCTATAGAGATCAAAGAAATACTATAATGCAGAAAATTAGATGGATATAACAATGCCCAAATATTAAATAAGCTAAAGAATCCATTGCTCTTTCTTGAAAATTTAGCTGCCATTTTCATCGGACTTCCTTCATGATACGCCATCTTTGAAACTACATTGCAGATCATAAGGTTTGGTTTCATTGTCCAAATTCAGAATCCACATGACTTCAATGAAACTCTACTGCCACTTCTTTTCAGACAAGGATATAagctgcataagagaatttaaaaGAAGTCGGCTATCTATACAATGGCATGAGACTGCAAACACCATATACCAACTATGATGCTACTTACAACACAATAATGAATGATAAAGCTGCTAACAGCAACAGCAATGCTATCGGCGTAGCACATGCTTTAATCTCATTACACATGTTCCCCTAGTCTCACATGCATGCTTTGATGTGAGGATATaacatggttcctgaatgaataaaaatcaTAAACTCTACTTTGCCAACCCCTatcctctcctctcctctcctcttCAACTTTTGCTTTTATGATGAAGGAAGCTTACTCCCAAAGAACAATCAAGTTTCATCACAACTTTTGCAGTCAAATTAGTTAACATCATAAACATGGTGGGGTATGGATTGGCACTGCATCAACAGCACAAAAATTGCGGCAGGTTGAGTCACATTGGTGCATGAATTACAACATAGATTTTTGCCTTTGCCTCTAAATTAACAGCTCCCACAGGATATTTACCAAAAAAAGAACAAACAGCTTTACAAAAAGCAGATATTGGAATGATCACAAAAATGAGTGTAAATTGTTCCATCAGTAAACAAAATTTGGCCTAAATTTCAAGTTGGTCACTAAAAGTCAAAATTTTAAGATTTGCAATTGGAACTTCTATTTTGTTTACAATTTGGTCATTGTTAcagaaatatcaaacattccagTGAATTACTCACCTTTTTCCAACACAGATTAATATTTCCACATGGGTGTCATTAACCACTCAAGTATTATGTTCAATTTCCTGGGAATCATGTGTAGGGAATTAACTCATATGGATTTTGTTGGAGATGATGAGTTTATATATGCACAGTTGGACACACACATACCTTCGCACGGCAAGAGTATTAAACATAGAGTACAGATCAGCAGCACACAATAAAAGTTATCAAACAAGAGTTTATGAATGAATCTTTAATGGGAAAGATTCAAACTACATAGTTGTACTAATGTCTCCTATGGTTGATTATGCAACTAATTATTCCTGTCTTATGTTGCTAAAGCATTGCTCTAATTTAATTGAGTCATTGCTAATAATGTATTTGTAAAAATTCTTCTGAAAAGCTAGGACCCATGATGATGCCGGTGGGATGGTTTTTACATatctaaatttaaacaaaacacatTAGAATATCTACATTGTGGAGATCCCATGATATTTGATAGTGCAAGAAAACCTACTGTCCGTAGAAAATTGCAGATCTTCTAAGATCTCCAAAAGCTTTCAGTGACCAGGTTGCTTCTGCtggggcataccatgagaaaagTATAAAAGTGGAGAGTATCTAGAAGTCTTCCATGAGTAAGGTTCTCTGTTGTCCACAGATATGACTCTACTAATAAACTAAGCAAGCAATTTCATAACAATTCATCCTGAGCAAGATCACAAGCATAATTATTCCAGTTCAGAACAGGGCTTCATGTTATTGTTCCAATTGTGCCTGAACATGTAGTGATATCATTTGAATTTGATCTAAAACTTCATCAGTTTTAGAGATAATGTCCATGCAAAATTACAAGATAAGCATATAGGCAAACAAACAAGCAGTGACGAACAACCATAGAAGTTGTACACTAAACAGGCAAACCTGAACATTAACCAACCTGACAAGCAACCTGTGCCATCCTCTGATTGTCTCTTGATGATT
Above is a genomic segment from Hevea brasiliensis isolate MT/VB/25A 57/8 chromosome 17, ASM3005281v1, whole genome shotgun sequence containing:
- the LOC110660508 gene encoding TORTIFOLIA1-like protein 3; the protein is MAQGLKLKVLTLITKLSDRDTYNLAATELESIAGTLDNTSLPTFVSCLLSTDSTDKPLVRKQCLHLLSTLSVLHCNSFSSFLPRILSYVARRLRDPDSSIRSQCVSTVSSLASKITKQPFSSSFLKPLSESVFTEQDLNAQIGSALCLAAAIDAAPDPEPGRLGRALVPKLERLLKSDGYKAKSAGLVVMGSVIGVGGVSGYAGMGGLVKSLVGFLSSEDWAARKAAAEALGRLAVVEKDAMAEFKSGCLKVLENRKFDKVKATREVMNKMLEAWKQVPDVSEDVSPPPRSQASSKDVASDGRCPLGSKNSCAAGSESPQMRKKTSLASRTTPPDHSAVNIARRRGSLKSAEKKTGPSLFRKVDCKRPLDWKVEVAIPNGTSSGFGDNDNAPERKLTKPETKRTPLSKNSDQKTLKFGCLKSGSRVVPCHEESPVSTVVASNVIENHHNNHKECEDLSLIRNQLVQIERQQSSLLDLLQRFIGTSQNGMRSLETRVHGLELALDEISYDLAISSGRMTGSHRTTCCMLPGADFLSSKLWRKTESRYSTSRFCSTGTPSLASMRHRADKNGNLETHNLESHRLRLQCGGGFIVNPLAEIHESRGISEGAKF